The Actinosynnema mirum DSM 43827 genomic interval GGGCTTCCGGGTGCGGGCCGGCTTCGAGGTCGAGTGGGCGCTCGGCGAGCAGACCGACGACTTCAGGCCCGTCACGACCGCGCCCGCCTACGGCCACGCCAGGCAGGTCGAGCTGTCCGACTACTCGGCCGAGCTGCTGTCGGCGCTGGCCGAGCAGCGGGTGGACGTGCTCCAGTTCCACCCCGAGTACGCGCCGGGCCAGTTCGAGCTGTCCACCGCGCCCGAGGAGCCGGTGGCGGCGGCGGACACGGCGGTGCTGGTGCGCGAGACCGTGCGCGCGGTGTCGGCCAGGCACGGGATGCGGGTGTCGTTCTCGCCGAAGGTGGTCGCGGGCGGCGTCGGCAACGGCGGGCACCTGCACACGAGCCTGTCGCGGGACGGCCGCCCGCTGCTGTCCGGCGGGAGCGGCCGGTTCGGGCTCGCGCCGGAGGCGGAGGCGTTCTACGCGGGCGTGCTGCGCAGGCTGCCCGCGCTGTGCGCGATCGGCGCGCCGTCGGTGGCCAGCTACCTGCGGCTGGTGCCGTCGCGCTGGTCGGGCCCGTTCGCGGCGTGGGGCCTGGAGAACCGGGAGGCCGCGATGCGGCTGGTGCGCGGCCGGTCGGTGGAGGTCAAGTGCTTCGACCTGACCGCCAACCCGTACCTGCTGCTCGGCGCGGTGCTCGCGGCGGGCGAGGCGGGGCTGGCCGAGGGCGGAGGGCTGCCGGAACCGGTGGTGGGCAACCCGGCGGACCACCCGGACGCGCCGAGGTTGCCGACCTCGCTGGGCGAGGCCGTCGCGGCGTTCGAGGCCGACGCGGCGCTCACCGCGGCCATGGGCCGGGAGTTCGCGGCGACGGTGGCCGACGTGCGGCGCGGCGAGATCGCCCTGTTCGAGGGCGTCGACGAGGACGAGGTGGCGCGGCGGACGCGCTGGCGGCACTGAGGCCGCCAGCGCGCCGCCGTCACACCCGGTGCGGCTGGCGCACGATCTTCTGCAGCTTGGCGAGCGCCCGGTGCTGCGCGACCCGCACCGCGCCGGGCGTCGAGCCGACCGCCTGCGCGGTCTCCTCGGCCGACAGGCCGACCACGACCCGCAGCACCAGGATCTCCCGCTGCTTGTCCGGCAGGACGCGCAGCAGCCGCGCCATCCGGTCGGACAGCTCGCCGTGCAGCGCCCTGGTCTCCGGGCCCGCCTCGGTCGAGACCGAGTCGGGCAGCTCCGGCACCGGTTCCGCCCGGTTGCGGGCGGCGGCCCGGTGCGCGTCCGCGACCTTGTGCGCGGCGATGCCGTACACGAAGGCCAGGAACGGCCTCCCCTGGTCGCGGTAGCTCGGCAGTGCCGTCAGCAC includes:
- a CDS encoding glutamine synthetase family protein yields the protein MDAGEREHRRDRASGVVDELGRRGVVAVAITWVDHSGITRVKSVPVARLPWAAAEGLGSAEVFDAFLLDDSIVAGRHAGGPDGDLRLHPDLDRLVVLAGQPGWAWAPADRHAQTGERHPQDERGFARVMTERLAGRGFRVRAGFEVEWALGEQTDDFRPVTTAPAYGHARQVELSDYSAELLSALAEQRVDVLQFHPEYAPGQFELSTAPEEPVAAADTAVLVRETVRAVSARHGMRVSFSPKVVAGGVGNGGHLHTSLSRDGRPLLSGGSGRFGLAPEAEAFYAGVLRRLPALCAIGAPSVASYLRLVPSRWSGPFAAWGLENREAAMRLVRGRSVEVKCFDLTANPYLLLGAVLAAGEAGLAEGGGLPEPVVGNPADHPDAPRLPTSLGEAVAAFEADAALTAAMGREFAATVADVRRGEIALFEGVDEDEVARRTRWRH
- the shbA gene encoding RNA polymerase sigma factor ShbA, which produces MDGVTGALGVDGRFDPEQVRAAAAGDRAAVRELLAVVRPVVVRYCRARVGRQERTFASADDVAQEVCLAVLTALPSYRDQGRPFLAFVYGIAAHKVADAHRAAARNRAEPVPELPDSVSTEAGPETRALHGELSDRMARLLRVLPDKQREILVLRVVVGLSAEETAQAVGSTPGAVRVAQHRALAKLQKIVRQPHRV